A DNA window from Bacillota bacterium contains the following coding sequences:
- a CDS encoding redox-sensing transcriptional repressor Rex, producing the protein MSRGIGATIPRQALLRLPRYYRCVNRCRERGMGFVSSEEIAREAEVNPVQVRKDLTQFGQFGKPGVGYNVAELASLLEGVLGIRNLNEAVLVGAGRLGTAIADYGGFGRYGLSIVALFDIDPLKVGKKLGGREIFPRSELSHVVRRLGIQVGIITVPAEEAQSVADDMVAAGIRAIWNFAPVTIKVPADVVVRNEDLASGLATLFHHLAGESGSTRRKKDEFACRRSRRLDADREIR; encoded by the coding sequence ATGTCCAGAGGGATAGGCGCGACCATCCCCAGGCAGGCGCTCCTGCGCCTCCCCCGCTATTACCGTTGCGTCAACCGGTGTAGAGAGAGGGGCATGGGATTCGTCTCCTCTGAGGAGATCGCCAGGGAGGCTGAGGTAAACCCGGTCCAGGTGCGGAAGGACCTTACGCAGTTCGGGCAGTTTGGCAAGCCCGGCGTTGGCTACAACGTCGCGGAGCTGGCTTCCCTGCTCGAGGGGGTGCTTGGCATCAGGAACCTGAATGAGGCCGTGTTGGTCGGCGCCGGGCGGCTCGGCACGGCCATTGCCGATTACGGCGGGTTCGGCAGGTATGGCCTCAGCATTGTGGCGTTGTTTGATATTGATCCCCTTAAGGTGGGCAAGAAGCTCGGCGGGAGGGAGATCTTCCCCCGGAGCGAGCTGTCCCATGTGGTCCGGCGGCTGGGCATTCAGGTTGGGATCATCACCGTGCCGGCTGAGGAGGCTCAATCGGTCGCCGATGACATGGTGGCCGCGGGCATACGGGCAATATGGAATTTTGCCCCTGTGACGATCAAGGTCCCCGCGGATGTGGTGGTGCGCAATGAGGACCTGGCCTCGGGCCTCGCTACGCTCTTTCACCACCTTGCGGGGGAATCCGGGTCTACAAGGCGTAAAAAAGATGAATTCGCTTGCAGGCGAAGCAGGAGATTAGATGCCGACCGAGAAATTAGATAG
- a CDS encoding low molecular weight protein arginine phosphatase, which yields MEDSRQIPRRPRKVLVICTGNTCRSPMAEAMLREGFRSLKPSKEQGEGASGPGAGTDGIEVISAGLYAPEGAPASPFAVEVMKERGLDISGHRARSITRQLVEDADIILTMTDDHKRSLVAMYPEARDKVLSIKEFAVGKGFPIGEGFADEAGDKPGGGRPGDGDGAGDGYGDIADPYGKSIDIYRAVADEIGDAVERIISRFKGIESCGA from the coding sequence ATGGAGGATTCGAGACAGATTCCCCGGCGGCCCAGGAAGGTCCTCGTCATATGCACCGGTAATACATGCCGCAGCCCGATGGCCGAGGCTATGCTCCGCGAGGGTTTCAGATCATTGAAGCCCTCGAAGGAGCAGGGCGAGGGTGCGTCCGGCCCCGGTGCCGGTACAGACGGTATAGAGGTCATCTCCGCCGGGCTGTATGCCCCGGAGGGTGCGCCCGCCTCTCCCTTTGCGGTTGAGGTGATGAAGGAACGGGGCCTCGACATATCGGGCCACCGGGCGCGGTCGATAACTCGCCAGCTTGTTGAGGATGCTGACATTATCCTTACGATGACCGATGATCACAAGCGATCCCTTGTTGCCATGTACCCTGAAGCAAGGGATAAGGTCCTTTCTATAAAGGAATTTGCCGTCGGAAAGGGATTTCCCATCGGAGAGGGATTTGCCGATGAGGCGGGGGATAAGCCGGGTGGGGGCAGGCCCGGAGATGGGGATGGAGCTGGAGATGGATATGGCGACATTGCTGATCCCTACGGCAAGTCAATAGACATTTACCGGGCCGTGGCGGATGAAATCGGCGATGCGGTCGAGAGGATTATCTCGAGGTTTAAGGGCATAGAATCTTGTGGGGCGTAA
- a CDS encoding 2Fe-2S iron-sulfur cluster binding domain-containing protein, whose amino-acid sequence MINGKKITVDGQVVPLDGEENLLEVIRKAGINLPTFCYHSELSVYGACRMCLVEVDGGGLVAACSTPPRDGMVIRTNTERVRRLRRIIIELLLANHNRDCTTCEKNGACKLQDLAMQLGVRDVRLGQRDARLPLDKSSPAIVRDPNKCILCGDCVRMCEEVQGIGVLDFAFRGSRVVVTPAFNKSMAEVDCVNCGQCVAVCPTGALVVKSEVDEAWKAIHDPKKTVIAQIAPAVRVAVGEAFGMPPGEIATGKIVAALKRIGFDRVFDTCFAADLTVVEETAEFAERLAKGERLPQFTSCCPAWVKFAEQYYPGFVSNISTCRSPQQMFGSVAKKFYARSLGIKPEDLFVISVMPCTAKKFEARRPEFATGGVRDVDLVLTTQEITRMIKEAGISFEELEVDSFDAPFGFASGAGVIFGVTGGVAEAVLRAAYEKLAGRPLGNVNFVEVRGMKSLKEATVEIGGREIRLAVVNGLGAARDLLDRIARGEAGYDLVEVMACPGGCVGGGGQPVPNNKEAREKRGKGLYAADKLVQLRKSQDNPVVTALYGQGKCLDEPNGKGAHDALHTAYSSRRRISGEDIELTSQPGAGPEAGAAEAGRCDDRVSKVDVAVCVGTSCYLRGSYNVLQNLIDEVGKAGLSDRVNLHATFCFERCDKGPSVSVNGKVITGVTPDKAGWVVENFIRPQIASAPGSPAASPATGPAADQGQAVRR is encoded by the coding sequence ATGATCAACGGGAAGAAGATAACTGTCGACGGACAGGTGGTCCCGCTCGACGGCGAGGAGAACCTGCTCGAGGTTATACGCAAGGCGGGCATCAACCTCCCGACCTTCTGTTACCACTCGGAGTTGAGCGTCTACGGGGCGTGCCGCATGTGCCTCGTGGAGGTTGATGGCGGAGGCCTCGTGGCGGCATGCTCGACGCCGCCGAGGGACGGCATGGTGATCAGGACGAACACTGAGCGCGTCCGGAGGCTCCGGAGGATAATAATCGAGCTCCTGCTGGCCAACCACAACCGCGACTGCACAACCTGCGAGAAGAACGGTGCGTGCAAGCTTCAGGACCTCGCCATGCAGCTCGGTGTGCGGGATGTTCGTCTTGGCCAGCGCGATGCGAGACTCCCGCTCGACAAGAGCAGCCCGGCCATCGTGAGGGACCCCAACAAGTGCATCCTCTGCGGCGATTGCGTCAGGATGTGCGAGGAGGTCCAGGGGATAGGGGTGCTTGATTTCGCCTTCAGGGGCTCCAGGGTTGTGGTGACCCCGGCGTTCAATAAGAGCATGGCCGAGGTCGATTGCGTGAATTGCGGTCAGTGCGTGGCCGTGTGCCCCACGGGCGCGCTCGTGGTCAAGTCCGAGGTCGATGAGGCCTGGAAGGCGATCCACGACCCAAAGAAGACGGTCATAGCCCAGATCGCGCCGGCAGTGCGCGTGGCCGTGGGCGAGGCGTTTGGCATGCCTCCAGGCGAGATAGCCACGGGCAAGATCGTGGCTGCCCTCAAGAGGATAGGGTTTGACAGGGTGTTCGACACCTGCTTTGCGGCGGACCTGACCGTCGTGGAGGAGACCGCGGAGTTCGCGGAGCGGCTCGCGAAGGGCGAGCGGCTGCCGCAGTTCACATCGTGCTGCCCCGCCTGGGTCAAGTTTGCGGAGCAGTATTATCCTGGTTTCGTTTCAAATATATCAACCTGCCGGTCGCCTCAGCAGATGTTCGGGTCCGTGGCCAAGAAGTTCTACGCCAGGAGCCTCGGCATCAAGCCGGAAGACCTCTTCGTGATCTCGGTGATGCCGTGCACGGCGAAGAAGTTCGAAGCGAGGAGGCCTGAGTTCGCCACCGGCGGCGTGAGGGACGTGGATCTCGTCCTGACGACCCAGGAGATAACCAGGATGATCAAGGAGGCTGGCATCTCCTTCGAGGAGCTCGAGGTGGATTCATTCGACGCCCCATTCGGCTTCGCGAGCGGCGCCGGGGTTATATTCGGCGTAACGGGCGGGGTGGCCGAGGCTGTGCTGAGGGCAGCATATGAAAAGCTCGCGGGCCGTCCGCTCGGCAATGTGAATTTTGTCGAGGTGCGCGGCATGAAGTCCTTGAAGGAGGCAACAGTGGAGATCGGCGGCCGCGAGATCAGGCTTGCTGTTGTTAATGGGCTCGGAGCGGCCAGGGATCTCCTGGATAGGATCGCGCGCGGCGAGGCCGGCTACGACCTGGTAGAGGTCATGGCGTGCCCGGGCGGGTGCGTCGGCGGCGGCGGGCAGCCGGTGCCCAATAACAAGGAGGCGCGGGAGAAGCGGGGCAAGGGCCTCTACGCCGCTGACAAGCTTGTCCAGCTGCGCAAGTCGCAGGATAACCCCGTGGTGACCGCGCTCTACGGGCAGGGGAAGTGTCTGGACGAGCCAAACGGGAAGGGGGCACATGATGCCCTCCACACAGCGTATTCCTCCAGGAGGAGGATATCGGGCGAGGATATCGAGCTTACGAGCCAGCCCGGGGCGGGCCCGGAGGCGGGGGCAGCGGAGGCTGGCAGGTGCGACGACAGGGTCAGCAAGGTCGATGTCGCCGTCTGCGTCGGGACCTCGTGCTACCTCAGGGGCTCGTACAATGTCCTCCAGAACCTGATCGACGAGGTCGGAAAGGCCGGCCTGAGCGATAGGGTAAACCTGCACGCGACATTCTGTTTTGAGAGGTGCGATAAGGGCCCATCCGTGAGCGTGAACGGCAAGGTCATAACCGGAGTGACTCCTGATAAGGCGGGCTGGGTCGTGGAGAACTTCATAAGGCCGCAGATCGCGAGCGCTCCGGGGAGCCCCGCCGCGAGCCCCGCTACAGGCCCCGCCGCCGACCAGGGTCAAGCCGTACGGAGGTGA